One genomic window of Micromonospora sp. WMMD1128 includes the following:
- a CDS encoding snapalysin family zinc-dependent metalloprotease — MRTPKLSRILATLAAVTLTALGAVAVNPAPASAAVRNVCYNTSQAGPFASYAVQAASIWNNYTNNINMAQCGSNLMIYYTYGGGSYAQRTSLGNGRVVIDYYQAQQYSPLRIMTHEIGHILGLPDNYNGNCAILMSGGSAGTGCTNPYPSSAEAARVDSLFGFAARSATSAQVFSDSWPAATVVGAGR; from the coding sequence ATGCGTACGCCGAAGCTGTCCCGGATCCTCGCCACCCTCGCGGCCGTGACGCTGACGGCGCTGGGCGCGGTCGCCGTCAACCCGGCACCGGCCTCCGCCGCGGTCCGCAACGTCTGCTACAACACCAGCCAGGCTGGCCCGTTCGCCAGCTACGCGGTGCAGGCGGCATCGATCTGGAACAACTACACCAACAACATCAACATGGCCCAGTGCGGGTCGAACCTGATGATCTACTACACCTACGGCGGCGGGTCGTACGCCCAGCGCACCAGCCTGGGCAACGGCCGCGTGGTCATCGACTACTACCAGGCCCAGCAGTACTCCCCACTGCGCATCATGACGCACGAGATCGGCCACATCCTCGGCCTGCCGGACAACTACAACGGCAACTGCGCCATCCTGATGTCCGGCGGCAGCGCCGGCACCGGCTGCACCAACCCGTACCCCAGCTCCGCCGAGGCCGCCCGGGTCGACTCGCTGTTCGGCTTCGCGGCCCGCAGCGCGACGTCCGCCCAGGTCTTCAGCGACAGCTGGCCGGCCGCCACGGTGGTCGGCGCCGGTCGCTGA